One region of Chelonoidis abingdonii isolate Lonesome George chromosome 14, CheloAbing_2.0, whole genome shotgun sequence genomic DNA includes:
- the MYLK2 gene encoding myosin light chain kinase 2, skeletal/cardiac muscle has translation MNSKQQEVGDLLEEDCSWAAGKGQRVGKPELLHHPIDCLHALVEPIHALARQKGAAPSQLGHSSDAAPTAGCTGAPGHGEGVLGAALPRAAAAGSPEHGQPSMEAEALPRPAEMPQGLEGPTGQPAAAMVPLEGTAVGQNTGPCTSVVEGTAPGGAESLPQSAPGTSQPVARGEKAEPGEKGVPVAGKGMKASEKKAVAKEEAESQSQPAASKHEPPAPQQSQSCPVSSQRPREEPQEVKRGVEGASAACAEKNPQGPATPTEGASALPAEPSLVEVPGPASDAPRAQTCPEKPTPSEVPSPASSSEDVTPAELPSSVGLPYPASDETPAEPPSSVGLPHPASDKTPAEPSSVKQPSPALDSPGNAGKTGPVAGEQPPSSEEEEVEPPPSPYLTPDFGKEDPFQILDDVPPPPAPFAHRIVSLKSGTVNSKFNINTKEMLGGGKFGEVRTCTERGTGLKLAAKIIRKQGSKDKEMALVEIEVMNQLNHRNLIQLYEAIETPREIILFMEFVEGGELFERIVDEDYHLTEVDCMVFVRQICDGITFMHQMRVLHLDLKPENILCVSSTGHMVKIIDFGLARRYNPREKLKVNFGTPEFLSPEVVNYDQVSYSTDMWSLGVITYMLLSGLSPFLGDDDTETLNNVLEAKWYFDEEAFEGISDEAKDFVSNLIIKQKSGRMSAAKCLQHPWLNDLAEKAKRCNRRLKSQVLLRKYVMRRRWKKNFIGVCAANRFKKISSSGSLTALGV, from the exons ATGAACTCCAAGCAGCAGGAGGTCGGAGACCTGTTGGAGGAAGACTGTAGCTGGGCAGCAGGCAAAGGCCAACGGGTGGGGAAGCCAGAG CTGCTGCACCACCCCATCGACTGTCTCCATGCACTGGTGGAACCGATCCATGCCCTGGCAAGGCAG AAGGGGGCGGCTCCGTCGCAGCTCGGGCACAGCTCGGATGCTGCTCCGACCGCCGGCTGCACGGGGGCCCCAG GGCATGGCGAGGGGGTGCTAGGAGCCGCGCTCCCCAGGGCCgcagcagcaggaagccctgAGCACGGGCAGCCGAGCATGGAAGCAG AAGCCTTGCCAAGGCCCGCAGAGATGCCCCAGGGTTTGGAGGGCCCCACAGGGCAGCCAGCCGCTGCCATGGTTCCTTTGGAGGGGACAGCCGTGGGCCAGAACACCGGGCCTTGCACCAGCGTTGTGGAGGGCACGGCCCCCGGAGGAGCGGAGAGCCTGCCCCAGTCTGCCCCAGGAACCTCGCAGCCAGTGGCAAGAGGAGAAAAGGCAGAGCCTGGAGAGAAGGGCGTCCCCGTGGCTGGGAAGGGGATGAAGGCCAGTGAGAAGAAAGCAGTGGCCAAAGAGGAGGcagaaagccagagccagcctgCGGCCTCCAAGCATgagcccccagctccccagcagagCCAGAGCTGTCCCGTCAGCAGCCAGAG ACCAAGGGAGGAGCCCCAGGAGGTGAAGAGGGGAGTCGAAGGGGCCTCAGCAGCATGTGCAGAGAAGAACCCGCAGGGTCCAGCAACTCCCACCGAAGGAGCCAGCGCTTTGCCAGCAGAGCCAAGTCTTGTGGAGGTGCCTGGCCCTGCTTCGGAtgcccccagagcccagactTGTCCAGAGAAACCCACCCCAAGCGAGGTGCCCAGCCCAGCTAGCAGCAGTGAGGACGTGACCcctgcagagctccccagctcagtgGGGCTACCCTACCCTGCTTCAGATGAGAcccctgcagagccccccagctCGGTGGGCCTACCCCACCCTGCTTCAGACAAgacccctgcagagcccagctcagtgAAGCAGCCTTCTCCAGCCTTGGACAGCCCTGGAAATGCAGGGAAAACAGGCCCTGTGGCTGGGGAACAGCCACCTTCATCAGAGGAGGAAGAAGTGGAGCCCCCGCCCAGTCCCTACCTAACGCCAGACTTTGGGAAAGAGGACCCTTTCCAGATACTGG ATGATGTTCCTCCGCCACCTGCTCCCTTCGCCCATCGCATCGTCTCCCTGAAATCCGGCACTGTGAACAGCAAGTTCAACATCAACACAAAGGAGATGCTGGGAGG GGGGAAGTTTGGCGAAGTTCGCACATGCACCGAGAGAGGGACGGGGCTCAAACTTGCAGCCAAAATCATTAGGAAACAGGGCTCAAAGGACAAG GAGATGGCCTTGGTTGAAATCGAGGTGATGAACCAGCTGAACCACAGGAACCTGATCCAGCTCTATGAAGCCATCGAGACACCACGGGAAATCATCCTCTTCATGGAGTT cgtggagggtggggagctctTTGAGCGCATCGTCGACGAGGATTACCACCTGACGGAAGTGGACTGCATGGTGTTCGTGAGGCAGATCTGCGACGGGATCACCTTCATGCATCAGATGCGCGTGCTGCACTTGGACCTCAAG CCTGAGAACATCCTGTGTGTCAGCTCCACGGGGCATATGGTGAAGATCATCGACTTTGGGCTGGCACGAAG ATACAACCCGCGGGAGAAGCTGAAAGTCAACTTTGGGACCCCTGAGTTTCTGTCCCCGGAGGTGGTAAACTACGACCAAGTCTCCTATTCGACAGACATGTGGAGTCTGGGCGTGATCACCTACATGTT gCTAAGTGGCCTCTCCCCTTTCCTGGGAGATGACGACACTGAAACCCTGAACAATGTCCTGGAAGCCAAGTGGTACTTCGACGAGGAAGCCTTTGAGGGCATCTCGGACGAAGCCAAGGACTTCGTCTCTAATCTGATTATCAAGCAGAAGAG CGGCCGCATGAGCGCGGCCAAGTGCCTCCAGCACCCCTGGCTGAATGACCTGGCCGAGAAGGCCAAGCGCTGCAACCGGCGCCTGAAATCCCAGGTCCTGCTCCGGAAGTACGTCATGCGGCGGCGCTGGAAG